In Ascochyta rabiei chromosome 2, complete sequence, one genomic interval encodes:
- a CDS encoding Vacuolar protein sorting-associated protein 26 gives MSYFFSTPVDIDIVLEDLDDRSAVDVKLDKNRKEKVPLYLDGESVKGQVTVRPKDGKRLEHTGIKVQFIGTIEMFFDRGNHHEFLSLGQELAAPGELQHPQTFEFNFKNVEKQYESYNGINVKLRYFVRVTVSRRMADVVREKDLWVYSYRIPPETNSSIKMDVGIEDCLHIEFEYSKSKYHLKDVIVGRIYFLLVRLKIKHMELSIIRRETTGAAPNQYNESETLVRFEIMDGSPSRGETIPIRLFLGGFDLTPTFREVNKKYSTRYYLSLVLIDEDARRYFKQSEIVLFRQAPEGLTLAQEQNKLMAVP, from the exons ATGTCCTACTTCTTCTCCACTCCGGTCGACATCGACATTGTCCTCGAGGACCTGGACGACCGCTCTGCCGTCGACGTCAAGCTCGACAAGAACCGCAAGGAAAAGGTGCCGCTGTACCTCGATGGCGAGTCTGTCAAGGGCCAGGTCACAGTCAGGCCCAAGGATGGAAAGCGGCTGGAGCACACAGGCATCAAGGTGCAATTCATTGGGACAATTG AGATGTTCTTCGATCGCGGAAACCACCATGAATTCCTCTCCCTCGGCCAGGAGCTTGCAGCCCCGGGCGAGCTCCAGCACCCCCAAACCTTCGAGTTCAACTTCAAGAACGTCGAGAAGCAATACGAGTCGTACAACGGCATCAACGTGAAGCTGCGCTACTTTGTTCGCGTGACCGTATCGCGCCGAATGGCAGACGTGGTCAGGGAGAAAGACTTGTGGGTCTATTCCTACCGGATACCACCCGAGACCAACAGCTCCATCAAGATGGACGTGGGCATTGAGGACTGCCTGCACATCGAGTTTGAATACTCAAAGTCAAAATACCACCTCAAGGATGTCATTGTAGGCAGGATATACTTCCTCTTGGTGCGGTTAAAGATCAAACACATGGAGCTGTCCATCATACGGAGGGAAACAACGGGAGCAGCACCCAACCAGTACAATGAGAGCGAGACGCTAGTCCGGTTCGAGATCATGGATGGCTCCCCATCGAGAG GAGAGACGATCCCAATCCGGCTATTCCTTGGCGGCTTCGACCTCACGCCCACTTTCCGAGAGGTCAACAAGAAGTACTCTACCCGCTACTACTTGAGCTTGGTACTTATCGACGAAG ATGCTCGAAGATACTTCAAGCAGTCGGAGATTGTGTTGTTCCGACAAGCTCCAGAGGGATTGACATTGGCGCAAGAGCAGAATAAGCTCATGGCGGTACCTTGA
- a CDS encoding tRNA (guanine(46)-N(7))-methyltransferase produces the protein MPGEPAKRQKREEYKKTLIENDAALPKKKFYRQRAHANPFSDHSLTYPKSPADMDWASLYPTYAVEGKDESHDSNEEEKSMTTKALTKNVEIADIGCGFGGLLFALAPKFPDTLMLGLEIRTSVTEYVQEKVRALRVQNAATGAYQNASCIRANTMKFLPNFFQKAQLSKIFLCFPDPHFKQRKHKARIVSYTLNSEYAYVLKPGAIVYTITDVQDLHEWMKGHFEKHPSFERVERVFEEGEGETGEGMDECVRLMRSETEEGKKVTRNNGMKYVACFRRVEDPAWP, from the exons ATGCCCGGCGAGCCAGCAAAACGCCAAAAGCGCGAAGAATACAAGAAGACGCTGATAGAGAACGATGCAGCGTTGCCAAAGAAGAAATTCTACCGGCAGCGCGCCCATGCCAACCCGTTTTCGGACCACTCCCTCACATA TCCCAAAAGTCCTGCAGATATGGACTGGGCAAGTTTGTACCCCACTTATGCGGTCGAGGGCAAAGACGAGTCACATGACTCAAACGAGGAAGAGAAGAGCATGACTACTAAAGCACTTACAAAGAACGTCGAGATCGCCGACATTGGCTGCGGATTTGGAGGCTTATTGTTCGCGCTGGCACCAAAATTCCCAGATACACTGATGCTTG GCCTAGAGATCAGAACATCAGTCACAGAGTATGTGCAAGAGAAAGTGCGCGCCCTGCGCGTCCAGAATGCCGCGACCGGCGCCTACCAAAATGCGTCCTGCATCCGCGCAAACACGATGAAGTTCCTCCCCAACTTCTTCCAGAAGGCGCAACTCTCCAAAATCTTCCTCTGTTTCCCTGATCCGCACTTCAAGCAGCGAAAGCACAAGGCTCGCATCGTCTCTTACACGCTGAACTCGGAGTATGCGTATGTGCTAAAGCCAGGGGCAATTGTGTACACGATTACTGATGTGCAGGATCTGCATGAGTGGATGAAGGGCCATTTCGAAAAGCACCCGAGCTTTGAGAGGGTGGAGAGGGTTTTTGAGGAAGGGGAGGGAGAGACTGGGGAGGGTATGGATGAGTGTGTTAGGCTTATGAGAAGTGAGACTGAGGAGGGGAAGAAAGTCACAAGGAATAATGGCATGAAGTACGTGGCCTGCTTCAGGAGAGTCGAGGACCCGGCTTGGCC
- a CDS encoding coatomer subunit beta, which translates to MASFLENAYSLVHQDNAADVPSDNELKTALEKGSDEQKIETMKKILAIMLNGDAKTGLLMHIIRFVMPSKSKPLKKLMYFFFEVCPKHDAQGKLRQEWILVCNAIRFDLQAPNEYVRGNTLRFVTKLRDAELVEPLLQPVRQCLTHRHAYVRKNATFAIASIFTHLPELMPDAPDLLTTFLDDENDPTCKRNAFAALTSISHDKALEYLSTVFDAIPNHEELLLLAELEFIRRDAAVNPGNKAKYLRLIFDLLESQVSTVIYEAAHALTTLTSNPVAVKAAAGKFVELAVKEPDNNVKLIVLERVNQLRGKNEGVLDDLTMEILRVLSSTDLDVRKKALHIAMEMISSRNVEEVVLLLKKELMKTVDEQYEKNSEYRSILISAIHQAAIKFPEVAASVVGSLMDFISDVSSNASAVDVISFVKEVVERFPDLRPSIIERLVSTLGEVRAGKVYRGVLWIIGEYALEVKDIQDAWKGIRSSLGEIPILASEQRLLDDASEGKEDSDQVNGHTKAAAPTGSRKVLADGTYATESALTSSAAAKAKLDAVKNSQKPPLRQLVLDGDYYLATVLSSTLTKLVMRYSELSKNAARTNALRAEAMLIMISIIRVGQSQFVKTLIDEDSVDRIMSCVRSLSEFSQKKELETVFLEDTRKSFATMVQTEEKKRAAKEASERMKSAVNVDDSFNIRQLKKKDADGNDEIEQDLERATGGDTATEDLSSKLSRVVQLTGFSDPVYAEAYVKVHQFDIVLDVLLVNQTTETLQNLTVEFATLGDLKVVERPPTQNVGPHDFINLQSTIKVSSTDTGVIFGNVLYEGEKGVDSNVVILNDVHVDIMDYIKPAQCTETQFRTMWTEFEWENKVNINSKAKTLREFLKQLMACTNMSCLTPEASMKGDCQFLSANLYARSVFGEDALANLSIEKEGDNGPITGFVRIRSRSQGLALSLGSLKGLNKVGVA; encoded by the exons ATGGCGTCATTTCTCGAGAATGCGTACAGTCTG GTGCACCAGGACAATGCGGCCGACGTGCCCTCCGACAATGAGCTCAAGACAGCTCTGGAGAAAGGCAGCGATGAGCAGAAGATCGAGACAATG AAGAAGATTCTTGCCATCATGCTCAATGGCGACGCGAAAACGGGCCTTCTCATGCACATAATACGATTTGTCATGCCCAGCAAGTCGAAGCCGCTCAAGAAGCTCAtgtacttcttcttcgagGTCTGCCCCAAGCACGATGCTCAGGGCAAGCTGCGGCAGGAGTGGATCCTGGTATG CAATGCCATTCGATTCGATCTGCAGGCACCAAACGAATACGTACGAGGAAACACACTGCGCTTTGT CACGAAGCTGCGCGACGCAGAGCTTGTGGAGCCACTGCTAC AACCTGTCCGACAATGTCTTACACATCGGCATGCGTACGTCCGCAAGAACGCCACCTTTGCTATTGCATCCATCTTCACTCACCTGCCCGAGCTCATGCCGGATGCGCCCGACCTGCTTACCACTTTCCTCGACGACGAGAACGACCCAACTTGCAAGCGCAATGCTTTCGCCGCTCTCACATCGATTAGCCACGACAAGGCTCTCGAGTATCTGAGCACCGTTTTCGATGCGATTCCAAACCACGAAGAGCTTCTGCTTCTCGCTGAACTCGAGTTCATCCGCCGAGATGCTGCTGTCAACCCAGGCAacaaggctaaatacctgCGCCTGATCTTTGACCTTCTCGAGTCACAGGTGTCAACCGTCATCTACGAAGCCGCACACGCCCTGACCACTCTTACAAGTAACCCTGTAGCTGTAAAGGCTGCTGCAGGGAAGTTTGTGGAGCTGGCTGTTAAGGAACCTGACAACAATGTCAAGCTCATCGTTCTGGAGCGAGTCAACCAATTGCGAGGTAAGAATGAGGGCGTCCTAGACGACCTGACCATGGAGATTCTCCGCGTTTTGTCGAGCACCGATCTCGATGTGCGCAAGAAGGCACTGCATATTGCCATGGAGATGATCTCCAGCAGGAACGTCGAAGAGGTGGTGCTGCTCCTGAAGAAGGAGCTGATGAAGACTGTCGATGAGCAGTACGAAAAGAACTCTGAGTACAGGTCGATTCTCATCTCCGCCATCCACCAAGCTGCTATCAAGTTCCCTGAAGTTGCTGCGAGTGTTGTTGGTTCGCTAATGGACTTCATATCCGATGTCAGCAGCAACGCATCCGCTGTCGATGTGATCTCCTTCGTCAAGGAGGTTGTCGAGCGCTTCCCGGACCTCCGTCCTTCCATCATCGAGCGCCTCGTCTCGACCCTTGGAGAGGTCCGCGCCGGAAAGGTCTACCGAGGTGTTCTTTGGATCATCGGTGAATATGCTCTCGAAGTCAAGGACATTCAGGATGCGTGGAAGGGCATCCGGTCATCTCTGGGCGAGATTCCTATTCTTGCATCCGAACAGAGATTACTGGACGATGCATCAGAAGGCAAGGAAGACTCTGACCAAGTCAACGGACACACCAAAGCAGCGGCCCCCACAGGTTCACGAAAGGTTCTGGCTGACGGCACGTATGCCACCGAAAGTGCGCTCACATCTTCGGCTGCAGCCAAGGCGAAGCTGGATGCGGTCAAGAACTCGCAAAAACCTCCGCTGCGTCAACTCGTTCTTGATGGCGACTACTATCTCGCTACAGTCCTCTCGAGCACGCTCACCAAGCTTGTTATGCGATACTCTGAGCTCTCAAAAAACGCTGCACGAACAAATGCTCTGCGCGCCGAGGCTATGCTTATTATGATCTCTATCATCCGCGTCGGACAGTCGCAATTTGTTAAGACTCTTATCGATGAGGACTCCGTCGACCGCATCATGTCCTGTGTACGGTCGTTGTCAGAGTTTTCGCAGAAGAAGGAACTCGAGACCGTCTTCCTGGAAGACACACGAAAGTCTTTTGCGACCATGGTTCAGACCGAAGAGAAGAAGCGTGCAGCGAAGGAGGCCTCGGAGAGAATGAAGTCTGCGGTCAATGTTGATGACTCTTTCAACATCCGTCAACTCAAGAAGAAGGATGCGGATGGCAATGACGAGATTGAGCAAGACTTGGAAAGGGCCACAGGAGGCGATACCGCCACTGAAGACCTCTCATCAAAGCTCAGCCGCGTAGTTCAGCTCACCGGTTTCTCGGATCCTGTCTACGCCGAGGCCTATGTCAAG GTCCATCAATTCGACATTGTACTTGACGTACTTCTCGTCAACCAAACAACCGAAACTCTACAGAACCTCACAGTCGAGTTCGCAACTCTTGGTGATCTTAAGGTTGTTGAACGACCACCGACGCAGAATGTTGGCCCCCACGACTTCATCAACCTGCAGTCTACCATCAAGGTATCCTCGACCGATACCGGCGTCATTTTCGGCAACGTGCTTTACGAAGGCGAGAAGGGTGTCGATTCTAACGTGGTCATCCTGAACGACGTGCACGTCGACATCATGGACTACATCAAGCCCGCGCAGTGCACAGAGACACAGTTCCGAACAATGTGGACCGAGTTCGAATGGGAGAACAAGGTCAACATCAACTCGAAAGCCAAGACTCTGCGCGAATTCCTAAAGCAGTTGATGGCTTGCACCAACATGAGTTGTTTGACACCTGAAGCATCGATGAAGGGCGACTGTCAATTTTTGTCTGCCAATTTGTACGCCAGGAGCGTATTTG GCGAGGACGCTTTGGCCAACTTGAGTATAGAGAAGGAAGGCGACAACGGCCCAATCACTGGATTTGTCCGTATTCGCAGTCGGTCGCAAGGGTTAGCGTTGAGCTTGGGGTCGTTGAAGGGGTTGAACAAGGTCGGTGTTGCATGA
- a CDS encoding Gluconokinase, translating to MLQTIEQTHSTPVHYVSLPTPPASTAGSPSTSPANLSAVKTAEMVIPSRHHILIVTGPAGCGKSTIAKVLADRYAFEYIEGDEYHPQTNIDKMAAGIPLNDEDRWDWLILLRDQALQDLKQGAKGVVITCSALKKKYRDVIRTARLYDEEPDANVHFVYLRADKETLLARVRGRQGHYMKDSMVESQFAALEEPDELEVKQLKDVEIVDVKGSIADVSQLATAAVDRVLVSR from the exons ATGCTGCAGACCATCGAGCAAACGCACTCCACTCCCGTACATTATGTGTCGCTGCCTACGCCTCCTGCATCTACTGCCGGCTCACCATCCACCTCACCCGCAAACCTGAGCGCCGTCAAGACCGCAGAAATGGTCATCCCCAGTCGTCATCACATCCTCATCGTCACCGGTCCTGCGGGCTGCGGAAAGAGCACCATCGCCAAGGTCCTTGCCGACCGTTACGCTTTCGAATACATCGAGGGCGACGAG TATCACCCCCAAACCAACATCGACAAGATGGCCGCAGGTATTCCGCTGAACGATGAGGATCGCTGGGACTGGCTGATCCTCCTGCGCGACCAAGCCCTCCAGGACCTCAAGCAGGGCGCCAAGGGCGTTGTCATCACCTGCAGCGCTCTCAAGAAGAAGTACCGCGACGTGATCCGCACCGCCAGGCTGTACGACGAGGAGCCAGATGCCAACGTTCACTTTGTATACCTCCGCGCCGACAAGGAGACGCTCCTCGCCCGCGTCCGTGGCAGACAGGGACACTACATGAAGGACAGCATGGTCGAGAGCCAGTTCGCGGCACTCGAGGAGCCCGACGAGCTCGAGGTGAAGCAGCTCAAGGACGTCGAGATTGTCGACGTCAAGGGCTCCATCGCCGATGTTTCTCAGCTCGCAACGGCCGCCGTGGACAGAGTCCTCGTCTCCCGGTAG
- a CDS encoding Protein mago nashi: MSSEPFYLRYYSGHQGRFGHEFLEFDFRVLGDGRSASARYANNSNYRNDSLIRKEMCVSDALVAEIKRIVKESEILKEDDTKWPQKNKDGRQELEIRLGSEHISFETAKIGSLQDVQDSSDPEGLRVFYYLVQDLKALVFSLISLHFKIKPI; the protein is encoded by the exons ATGAGCAGCGAGCCATTCTATCTGAGATATTA CTCAGGTCACCAAGGCCGATTTGGACACGAGTTTCTGG AATTCGACTTCCGGGTGCTGGGAGATGGTCGCAGTGCATCTGCACGATACGCCAACAACTCCAACTATCGCAATGACTCCCTTATTCGAAAAGAGA TGTGCGTTAGCGATGCACTGGTCGCTGAGATCAAGCGCATTGTCAAGGAAAGTGAGATCTTGAA GGAAGACGACACGAAGTGGCCACAGAAGAACAAGGATGGTCGTCAAGAGCTCGAGATCAGGTTGGGTAGCGAGCACATCTCGTTCGAG ACTGCCAAGATCGGATCTCTGCAAGATGTACAAGACTCATCAGACCCGGAAGGACTCCGTGTGTTCTACTACCTAGTTCAGGATTTGAAGGCCCTGGTCTTCTCGTTAATCTCTCTGCATTTCAAG ATCAAGCCTATCTAG
- a CDS encoding Sphingosine kinase encodes MAANGGHDDPFRDPSLAPTPSQPAVGAASAPDTLAVARDASLTLGTDSLVVLDQGLQDTKGASCCGLSLPSRSKSTRAIPLYNILWAEHSDNGDITIQYAHADSPKVVRPAIVSYQLDKPDSRLAEAWIEKLLDRAYGASQRQKRIKVLLNPFGGQGGAVKMYHKSIAPILAAARCTLDVEKTQHQGHGVEIAQGLDIDAYDVVACCSGDGIPHEVWNGLGKRPDAARALAKVAVAQLPCGTGNALSLNFNGSDSPSLAALALVKGLRTPLDLASITQGDRRTLSFLSQSVGIVAETDLATEHLRWMGSARFTWGFLVRLMTQTIYPADIAVKVVHDNKAAVREAYRAEASQPPPLHDARPVPTAETGLPALQHGTINDPLPPSWELIPHDKLGNFYAGNIAYMSPDANFFPASLPSDGCLDLVRIRGDIPRMTAVKMLMAVENHTFFDMDGVDYQKIQAYRIIPKLQEDGYISIDGEKVPFEGFQVEVHRGLGTVLSKSGHLCEARGV; translated from the exons ATGGCTGCAAATGGAGGCCACGACGATCCCTTCAGAGACCCCTCACTCGCTCCCACACCCAGCCAGCCGGCTGTCGGTGCAGCCAGCGCCCCGGACACGCTCGCTGTCGCGCGCGATGCCTCGCTGACACTAGGCACCGACTCCTTGGTCGTCCTGG ACCAAGGGCTGCAGGACACCAAGGGCGCCAGCTGCTGCGGCCTTTCTCTGCCCAGCAGGAGCAAGTCGACGCGCGCGATCCCCTTGTACAACATCCTCTGGGCCGAGCACTCGGACAACGGCGACATCACCATCCAGTACGCCCACGCCGACTCGCCCAAGGTCGTGCGCCCGGCCATTGTCAGCTACCAGCTCGACAAGCCGGACAGTCGCCTGGCTGAGGCATGGATCGAGAAGCTGCTCGACCGTGCCTACGGCGCATCGCAGAGGCAGAAGCGCATCAAGGTGCTGCTGAACCCCTTTGGTGGGCAGGGAGGCGCCGTCAAGATGTATCACAAGTCCATCGCCCCCATCCTGGCCGCTGCGCGCTGCACGCTGGACGTGGAGAAGACCCAACACCAGGGCCACGGCGTCGAGATTGCGCAGGGCTTGGACATTGACGCATACGACGTGGTGGCATGCTGCTCCGGCGACGGCATCCCGCACGAGGTCTGGAACGGCTTGGGCAAGAGGCCAGACGCTGCGAGAGCGTTGGCCAAAGTCGCCGTCGCGCAGCTGCCCTGCGGCACAGGCAACGCGCTGAGCCTGAACTTCAACGGCTCTGACAGCCCCAGCTTGGCTGCGCTTGCCCTGGTCAAAGGGCTGCGGACGCCGCTTGACCTCGCCTCGATAACACAAGGCGACCGCCGCACCCTCTCGTTCCTCTCGCAGTCCGTCGGCATCGTCGCGGAAACGGACCTTGCGACCGAGCATCTGCGCTGGATGGGGAGCGCGCGCTTCACCTGGGGCTTCCTCGTGCGCCTGATGACCCAAACCATATACCCCGCCGATATCGCCGTCAAGGTCGTCCACGACAACAAGGCAGCCGTTCGCGAAGCCTACCGCGCCGAAGCCTCCCAACCGCCGCCTTTGCATGACGCCCGCCCCGTACCGACAGCAGAGACCGGCCTCCCAGCTCTCCAACACGGCACGATCAATGACCCGCTCCCGCCATCCTGGGAGCTGATCCCGCACGACAAGCTCGGCAACTTTTACGCCGGAAACATCGCCTACATGTCGCCCGACGCAAACTTCTTCCCGGCCTCCCTCCCCTCAGACGGCTGCCTCGACCTCGTGCGCATCCGCGGCGACATCCCGCGCATGACGGCCGTCAAGATGCTCATGGCCGTCGAGAACCACACCTTCTTCGACATGGACGGCGTCGATTACCAGAAAATACAAGCCTACCGCATCATCCCCAAGCTGCAGGAAGACGGCTACATCAGCATCGACGGCGAGAAGGTTCCCTTTGAAGGCTTCCAGGTCGAGGTCCACAGAGGCCTGGGCACGGTGCTGAGCAAGAGCGGACATTTGTGCGAAGCGCGCGGTGTATAG